A portion of the Limanda limanda chromosome 3, fLimLim1.1, whole genome shotgun sequence genome contains these proteins:
- the znf821 gene encoding zinc finger protein 821 isoform X1 produces MSRRKQTNPFRVDWPFHTSGITGIQHTINMDGRDEYPEDSECCSNNSREVQGQDSITEDSDSDLDNLGEDSSSNTSADDHMSTNRTPCRLQGAGVKEESEDGTEHISTFVCPLCPLDFSSPEKLISHVYQHTAMMSNTKSYVCPVCGRALSSPGSLGRHLLIHSEDRLSNCAVCGAHFTDINNFNREKLKDVLETNRMDVSGGRDCSMSPSLSSSPMDSPGSGSRSCHGPGPSPSSCQGPNPNLCQAHSTCQGQGHISSQCQGPRSCHGLGSGSCSGSDQGSAFPSLPDSLLSEGPSLASIPDALNSSSSGLPPIPDIMSPMPVYPAGVLLVCNSCVAYQQLLEAQSPMRKWALRRKNEPVEARMHRLERERTAKKNKRACETDEEKEMRRLRDREAKRMQRMQESEEQRSRRLQRDREAMRLKRANETPDKRQTRLIREREAKRIKRRLEKIDPALRTQIEHDPAAMAALTADMSLFQFPCPMPVPSIDNGLFMKLP; encoded by the exons ATGTCCCGGAGGAAACAGACCAACCCCTTCAGAGTTGACT GGCCATTCCACACTTCAGGCATCACAGGAATACAGCACACTATTAACATGGACGGCAGGGACGAATACCCCGAAGACAGTGAATGCTGCAGCAACAACTCCCGGGAGGTCCAAGGGCAGGATAGCATCACAG AAGACAGCGATAGTGACCTCGACAACCTCGGGGAAGACTCGTCCTCCAACACCTCCGCTGACGACCACATGTCCACCAACAGAACACCGTGCCGCCTCCAAGGAGCGGGGGTCAAAGAG GAGAGTGAGGACGGGACCGAGCACATCAGCACCTTTGTGTGTCCTCTCTGCCCGCTGGACTTCAGCAGCCCTGAGAAACTCATCTCCCATGTCTACCAG CACACGGCCATGATGAGCAACACCAAGAGCTACGTGTGCCCGGTGTGTGGGCGAGCCCTGAGTTCGCCTGGCTCACTCGGACGGCATCTTCTCATCCATTCCGAGGACCGCCTCTCCAACTGTGCTGTCTGCGGCGCACACTTCACAGACATCAACAACTTTAACAG GGAGAAGCTTAAAGACGTCCTCGAAACCAACCGGATGGATGTCAGTGGTGGAAGGGACTGCTCCATGTCCCCGTCCCTCTCCAGCAGCCCCATGGACAGCCCCGGCTCCGGCTCTCGCTCCTGCCACGGACCAGGCCCCAGCCCCAGTTCATGTCAGGGTCCGAACCCCAACTTATGTCAAGCCCATAGCACCTGCCAGGGACAAGGCCACATCTCCAGCCAGTGCCAAGGCCCCAGGTCCTGTCACGGCCTGGGTTCTGGGTCGTGCTCGGGCTCGGACCAAGGATCCGCCTTTCCCTCGCTGCCCGACAGTCTCCTCTCCGAAGGGCCGTCACTGGCATCTATCCCCGATGCGCttaactcctcttcctcaggccTTCCTCCCATCCCCGACATAATGAGCCCCATGCCGGTGTATCCTGCAGGCGTGCTGCTGGTGTGCAACAGCTGCGTCGCCTATCAGCAGTTGCTGGAGGCCCAGTCGCCGATGCGGAAATGGGCTCTGCGGAGGAAGAACGAGCCCGTGGAGGCTCGCATGCACCGTCTGGAGCGCGAGCGCACGGCGAAGAAGAACAAGCGGGCGTGCGAGACGGacgaggagaaggagatgaggaggctGCGGGACCGCGAGGCCAAGCGCATGCAGCGGATGCAGGAGAGCGAGGAGCAGAGGTCGCGCCGGCTGCAGAGGGACAGGGAGGCCATGCGTTTGAAGAGGGCCAACGAGACGCCGGACAAGAGGCAGACCAGGCTGATCCGTGAGCGGGAGGCCAAGAGGATCAAGCGACGGCTGGAGAAGATCGACCCGGCTCTGAGGACCCAGATAGAGCACGATCCCGCCGCCATGGCCGCGCTCACAGCCGACATGAGTCTCTTTCAGTTCCCCTGCCCCATGCCGGTCCCTTCCATCGACAACGGCCTGTTCATGAAACTACCCTGA
- the znf821 gene encoding zinc finger protein 821 isoform X2, translating to MSRRKQTNPFRVDWPFHTSGITGIQHTINMDGRDEYPEDSECCSNNSREVQGQDSITDSDSDLDNLGEDSSSNTSADDHMSTNRTPCRLQGAGVKEESEDGTEHISTFVCPLCPLDFSSPEKLISHVYQHTAMMSNTKSYVCPVCGRALSSPGSLGRHLLIHSEDRLSNCAVCGAHFTDINNFNREKLKDVLETNRMDVSGGRDCSMSPSLSSSPMDSPGSGSRSCHGPGPSPSSCQGPNPNLCQAHSTCQGQGHISSQCQGPRSCHGLGSGSCSGSDQGSAFPSLPDSLLSEGPSLASIPDALNSSSSGLPPIPDIMSPMPVYPAGVLLVCNSCVAYQQLLEAQSPMRKWALRRKNEPVEARMHRLERERTAKKNKRACETDEEKEMRRLRDREAKRMQRMQESEEQRSRRLQRDREAMRLKRANETPDKRQTRLIREREAKRIKRRLEKIDPALRTQIEHDPAAMAALTADMSLFQFPCPMPVPSIDNGLFMKLP from the exons ATGTCCCGGAGGAAACAGACCAACCCCTTCAGAGTTGACT GGCCATTCCACACTTCAGGCATCACAGGAATACAGCACACTATTAACATGGACGGCAGGGACGAATACCCCGAAGACAGTGAATGCTGCAGCAACAACTCCCGGGAGGTCCAAGGGCAGGATAGCATCACAG ACAGCGATAGTGACCTCGACAACCTCGGGGAAGACTCGTCCTCCAACACCTCCGCTGACGACCACATGTCCACCAACAGAACACCGTGCCGCCTCCAAGGAGCGGGGGTCAAAGAG GAGAGTGAGGACGGGACCGAGCACATCAGCACCTTTGTGTGTCCTCTCTGCCCGCTGGACTTCAGCAGCCCTGAGAAACTCATCTCCCATGTCTACCAG CACACGGCCATGATGAGCAACACCAAGAGCTACGTGTGCCCGGTGTGTGGGCGAGCCCTGAGTTCGCCTGGCTCACTCGGACGGCATCTTCTCATCCATTCCGAGGACCGCCTCTCCAACTGTGCTGTCTGCGGCGCACACTTCACAGACATCAACAACTTTAACAG GGAGAAGCTTAAAGACGTCCTCGAAACCAACCGGATGGATGTCAGTGGTGGAAGGGACTGCTCCATGTCCCCGTCCCTCTCCAGCAGCCCCATGGACAGCCCCGGCTCCGGCTCTCGCTCCTGCCACGGACCAGGCCCCAGCCCCAGTTCATGTCAGGGTCCGAACCCCAACTTATGTCAAGCCCATAGCACCTGCCAGGGACAAGGCCACATCTCCAGCCAGTGCCAAGGCCCCAGGTCCTGTCACGGCCTGGGTTCTGGGTCGTGCTCGGGCTCGGACCAAGGATCCGCCTTTCCCTCGCTGCCCGACAGTCTCCTCTCCGAAGGGCCGTCACTGGCATCTATCCCCGATGCGCttaactcctcttcctcaggccTTCCTCCCATCCCCGACATAATGAGCCCCATGCCGGTGTATCCTGCAGGCGTGCTGCTGGTGTGCAACAGCTGCGTCGCCTATCAGCAGTTGCTGGAGGCCCAGTCGCCGATGCGGAAATGGGCTCTGCGGAGGAAGAACGAGCCCGTGGAGGCTCGCATGCACCGTCTGGAGCGCGAGCGCACGGCGAAGAAGAACAAGCGGGCGTGCGAGACGGacgaggagaaggagatgaggaggctGCGGGACCGCGAGGCCAAGCGCATGCAGCGGATGCAGGAGAGCGAGGAGCAGAGGTCGCGCCGGCTGCAGAGGGACAGGGAGGCCATGCGTTTGAAGAGGGCCAACGAGACGCCGGACAAGAGGCAGACCAGGCTGATCCGTGAGCGGGAGGCCAAGAGGATCAAGCGACGGCTGGAGAAGATCGACCCGGCTCTGAGGACCCAGATAGAGCACGATCCCGCCGCCATGGCCGCGCTCACAGCCGACATGAGTCTCTTTCAGTTCCCCTGCCCCATGCCGGTCCCTTCCATCGACAACGGCCTGTTCATGAAACTACCCTGA
- the znf821 gene encoding zinc finger protein 821 isoform X3 translates to MGPFHTSGITGIQHTINMDGRDEYPEDSECCSNNSREVQGQDSITEDSDSDLDNLGEDSSSNTSADDHMSTNRTPCRLQGAGVKEESEDGTEHISTFVCPLCPLDFSSPEKLISHVYQHTAMMSNTKSYVCPVCGRALSSPGSLGRHLLIHSEDRLSNCAVCGAHFTDINNFNREKLKDVLETNRMDVSGGRDCSMSPSLSSSPMDSPGSGSRSCHGPGPSPSSCQGPNPNLCQAHSTCQGQGHISSQCQGPRSCHGLGSGSCSGSDQGSAFPSLPDSLLSEGPSLASIPDALNSSSSGLPPIPDIMSPMPVYPAGVLLVCNSCVAYQQLLEAQSPMRKWALRRKNEPVEARMHRLERERTAKKNKRACETDEEKEMRRLRDREAKRMQRMQESEEQRSRRLQRDREAMRLKRANETPDKRQTRLIREREAKRIKRRLEKIDPALRTQIEHDPAAMAALTADMSLFQFPCPMPVPSIDNGLFMKLP, encoded by the exons GGCCATTCCACACTTCAGGCATCACAGGAATACAGCACACTATTAACATGGACGGCAGGGACGAATACCCCGAAGACAGTGAATGCTGCAGCAACAACTCCCGGGAGGTCCAAGGGCAGGATAGCATCACAG AAGACAGCGATAGTGACCTCGACAACCTCGGGGAAGACTCGTCCTCCAACACCTCCGCTGACGACCACATGTCCACCAACAGAACACCGTGCCGCCTCCAAGGAGCGGGGGTCAAAGAG GAGAGTGAGGACGGGACCGAGCACATCAGCACCTTTGTGTGTCCTCTCTGCCCGCTGGACTTCAGCAGCCCTGAGAAACTCATCTCCCATGTCTACCAG CACACGGCCATGATGAGCAACACCAAGAGCTACGTGTGCCCGGTGTGTGGGCGAGCCCTGAGTTCGCCTGGCTCACTCGGACGGCATCTTCTCATCCATTCCGAGGACCGCCTCTCCAACTGTGCTGTCTGCGGCGCACACTTCACAGACATCAACAACTTTAACAG GGAGAAGCTTAAAGACGTCCTCGAAACCAACCGGATGGATGTCAGTGGTGGAAGGGACTGCTCCATGTCCCCGTCCCTCTCCAGCAGCCCCATGGACAGCCCCGGCTCCGGCTCTCGCTCCTGCCACGGACCAGGCCCCAGCCCCAGTTCATGTCAGGGTCCGAACCCCAACTTATGTCAAGCCCATAGCACCTGCCAGGGACAAGGCCACATCTCCAGCCAGTGCCAAGGCCCCAGGTCCTGTCACGGCCTGGGTTCTGGGTCGTGCTCGGGCTCGGACCAAGGATCCGCCTTTCCCTCGCTGCCCGACAGTCTCCTCTCCGAAGGGCCGTCACTGGCATCTATCCCCGATGCGCttaactcctcttcctcaggccTTCCTCCCATCCCCGACATAATGAGCCCCATGCCGGTGTATCCTGCAGGCGTGCTGCTGGTGTGCAACAGCTGCGTCGCCTATCAGCAGTTGCTGGAGGCCCAGTCGCCGATGCGGAAATGGGCTCTGCGGAGGAAGAACGAGCCCGTGGAGGCTCGCATGCACCGTCTGGAGCGCGAGCGCACGGCGAAGAAGAACAAGCGGGCGTGCGAGACGGacgaggagaaggagatgaggaggctGCGGGACCGCGAGGCCAAGCGCATGCAGCGGATGCAGGAGAGCGAGGAGCAGAGGTCGCGCCGGCTGCAGAGGGACAGGGAGGCCATGCGTTTGAAGAGGGCCAACGAGACGCCGGACAAGAGGCAGACCAGGCTGATCCGTGAGCGGGAGGCCAAGAGGATCAAGCGACGGCTGGAGAAGATCGACCCGGCTCTGAGGACCCAGATAGAGCACGATCCCGCCGCCATGGCCGCGCTCACAGCCGACATGAGTCTCTTTCAGTTCCCCTGCCCCATGCCGGTCCCTTCCATCGACAACGGCCTGTTCATGAAACTACCCTGA